A segment of the Streptococcus chenjunshii genome:
CAAAAGTTACCGGTAGGAAGACAAAAGGTTACCGGTAGTTACCGGTAAAAACTCTAAAAGTTACCGGTTTAACCTACTTCAAAAATGATACTATTCTATGATTTTTCTAGTAAAACCTTTAGTCGCTTTGTTATTCTTTTTGAAAACTTTTTTCTCCCAATCCGGCAAACTATCCATCACCAGATTAATTTTCTTGGATAGTTTCTGATCATTAGAATTTTTTAGGAAGAGGTTATACATCATTTCGCGTGTAGAGACTTTCATCAACAGCTGGTTTCCGGCTTCGAAGTCTGGGGTATTATCAAAATACTTCTGAGTGTATTGATGTTGTTGCTGTGCTGACCACCGTTCCCAATTGCTCGGTACTGGCATATCCAGATACTCTAGGACTTGCTGTTCGACTTCATCGCGGTACATGAAGGCTTCACGGTAGATGCTTAATTCGTTTTCCGTTTCTTCATCAAACATCAAATCCACACCGGATTTATAGATGGTAACAGCCTCACCCCAAATTTGCTTGATGGTTTCCGGGGCAATTTGCATAGGATGTTTCTTTTGTCTTTTAGCATCGGCCAGTATTGGGAGGAAACGACGCTCACCGGTTTTATCTCTCAAATATTCTTTCTGGTTTGTAGTGCGCGCAATAACAAAGTTCTTAGCAAACTCTTCCGTTTTGGTCATATACGGTTTACGGAAACGCAAACTGGTTTTTGAGATAAAAGCTTTTGTTTCCGCAAAAGACATGCGGTTACTTGCGACCATCTCATCATCGTTAACAACTAGAGACTTCAGCATGATGTCATAATTATCTTTGTTTGAGAAGTCAGTAACAGCATCTGTGTACCACTCACCGCCTATTTTCTGAAGAAGAGAGGTTTTACCGACACCTTGACCGCCGACCAGATCTAAAACATAATCAAATTTTACATAAGGGGCATAGACTTTAGCGACGGCACCAACTAACCACATTTGGGCAATTTTCGAAATCAAGGGGTCATCTTTAGCACCTAAGTAAACTTGAAACATACGCTCAATACGCTTGTTCCCGTCCCAATTTTCAGCGGCTTCTTCCATGTATTCTTTAACGGGATTGTACGACCGTTCAGATAGAAAAGTTTCCATGCCGGCTTTAAAAGCATTATTAGAATAAGCAACACCCAGTGCATTTTCAAAGTAGACGGTAATTACGCTATTAAAATTAGCGGGCAACTCTCCTTGTTTGAAAAAAGTATTGCCAATTTTAACATCTTGCGTAAACTCATACTCCTGTGAAAAGTCATTTCGTCTGAGGTAAGCACCCAACTGTTCATCAGCTTTAAAACTCATCAGCACATTTGAAGGACTGGTGGATTTAATCGCACCATTGTCCGTCATAATCAAATTTGGTCTGCTGTCAATTTTTAGAATATCGCCAATGGTGATCACCTCCTATCTTTTTTAATCATACTTTCAACCGTTCGCACGAGTTCTTTATCCGGCAAAGGCTGCGCGCTATTGCTGTTTGCAATTTGGGCTAGAGTTAAGACATACTCATCATCAACAGCGCGTATCAGTAAGCCGCTCACAAAGCTAGCGAGTTTGTCATTGCGGCCGCCTTCATTTCCAAAACCCAAAGCGATGGTTTCAAATAAGTCTGTTGTTTTACTTTTACGCCTGCTGTAAGACCTCTGTCTGAGGTCTCGTAGGCCATCTAAACCATCATGCTTATAGCCGTGAGTTTCTTCATATTGCCGTTTTATCGCTAGGATTAAATCTTTGGAAGGCGTCACAATCGTACCGCCCTCCTTTGATTTTTCGAGGTCCCATTCATACTGCCCTTTTTCGGTTGCTGATGGAGCTACCAAAACATAATTATTTTGATGGGCTTTGATGTCCACCCCCGGTAGGAAACCAATCATCTGGCTGACGGGGGTATCTTCCCTTTTGAAGTAAAAGAGATGCTTCCCACCGCTGGCTGTTTTAGCTTGCAGGGTGGGTTCTAGCAATTTGAGATGCTGCCAATGCTTTAAAGACTCAAAACCATCATTCTTGCCGTGCCGGTCAATGTCAATCACAAAAAAGTTAGTGGTGCGCAGTGCGATGTTTGCGTTAGGCCAAGACGTCCAAATTTTCTTGATTTCGTCGGCTGTCATAGCCGGCTTATCCGCAAACTCAATCAATGGCATTTTGTTCTTAGGGTTAATAGGCACCACTGCAAAACCTAATTTTTGGTACTGCAAAGCGTACTCTTGCATTGATGGCATAAGCTAACTCCTTAGAAAGGTAAATCCGAGTCATCGATTTCAGCCGCTTTATCCGGTTGGAAACTATCTTCTTCCAAATCGTAATTTCTAAAGGAACGGCCGTCCCGGCCTTCGTTGTCTGTAATAACCAGATTATAGTACGAGCCTACAGCTTTACGCTGTAAAGCCTCTTCTAAGGCCTTTCCGTCTGTTTCATTCCCTTGTACGTTGTCACCTGCCAAAACCAAAGCTTTAATGAAGAATTTCATTGTACGTTCAACCATCCAGTTTAAGTTTTTGCCGTTCCATTCGTCGAGTGTGCCAAATGAAGCAAATTCTGACCGGCCGCTGTGATCGCCACCCCGGATTTCGAACTGATAACCGATGCTTTCCCAGCCTTTCTCTGAAATGTTAAACGTTGCCTTTTTCAAGACTACTGGGTAAGTCCCGGCCGGAATAGGTGCTGGACCGTTAGCACTGTCTTTACGTGGGTCGAAACCATCTTTTTTAATACTTTTTACAACATCTAATAAACTCATTTTTCAGTCTCCTTTTTTTTTAAAATAATCCTGCTTCTGAAGTAACTTTTTTCTTTTCTTTAGTCTTAGCGGCCTTTTCTTTCGCAGGCTCAACAGCTCCGCGGATAGTCGTTAAAATCTTAAGCACAGCCTTGTCATCGACCTGATCAGCGTAGTAAGTCTTGCGCTTGCGGTCAATCTCACGGGTGTAATGATTACCGATTTTTTCAGTTTTAATCATCAAGTCCGAGTTGCCGTTGATAAGGTTGACGTATTTATCTTTTAAACTCGGTTTGTCTTTGGTCGCATTGCCGTTATCGTCATATTCTGATACTTGCCGGCTGATGTAAATCACATTCATTGGCAAAGCCTTAAGGTCGATAACAAGCTCTGTAATAGCCTGATTAAAAAAGTCATAGCCTTTCCCATACGGAATTTCTGATAAAGATTTCAAACGTGGTTTACCCGGCGGGGTTAACTCATCACAAACTGCAATCTTAATCATTTCGATAACATCATCGATAACATCAATGACAACTGTTTCGTAGCTATGCTTTTGAGTTTGCAGCGCCAGAAGAATTTCTCCAAGCTGCTGGATAACTGAATGAATAATCCGCCCCGTGTCATTCTTGACGTTAACAAGCTGGATACTTGGGACGCTATTAGCTTCAGCATTTCCATCTGTATTTAGAACAATTGGGTTAGGAAACTCATTGGCTAGGTAAGACTTCCCGCTCATGGTTGCACCGTAAATAAAGAAGTTGCGCGGTGTGTCTTTTGGAATTTGAGGTCCGTTTTTGGGTAAAGTAAAAGTCATTTAGTCCTCCTTGAAATAAAATTCTATAACGTTAACATCATGCTGCTGCCGACTTCCTGTTATCCGCCAAAGCAACTGGCGGTAGTCGTCATACTCTCCGCTGTCCTTATTGACAGGGTCAAGCACAGCAATTGTTTTAAACTTATGCTGCAGACCGTCCACACCAACACCCAGCACTTGATTTGTTGCGACAACCACTTGCCGATCTAAACCCTCTTTTTTATCACCGGTCCATATACCGGTCTGTGGTTTGCGTTGGTGGATAATCTCAACAATCTGCTTCGATTTTGAAACAATCAGCATATCATGCGGTGCACGCTCTATCAAACCGTCCAATTCAAGCAAAAGCGGCGTATCTTTGTTTGTTGCTTTGAGCTTTGGAAAAGCCACGCTCACGCCTGTTTGTTTGAGGTAGCGCTCAAAGGTCTTGCGCCCGAAAGACTGCTTAGCCATCGCATACTTACCGTTGGCTTCAACGATGTTTAACTCGCGGAACTGTTTAAGTTTCGCAGGATTGCCAACCGGAAGCACTCTGGGATAA
Coding sequences within it:
- a CDS encoding virulence-associated E family protein, encoding MTDNGAIKSTSPSNVLMSFKADEQLGAYLRRNDFSQEYEFTQDVKIGNTFFKQGELPANFNSVITVYFENALGVAYSNNAFKAGMETFLSERSYNPVKEYMEEAAENWDGNKRIERMFQVYLGAKDDPLISKIAQMWLVGAVAKVYAPYVKFDYVLDLVGGQGVGKTSLLQKIGGEWYTDAVTDFSNKDNYDIMLKSLVVNDDEMVASNRMSFAETKAFISKTSLRFRKPYMTKTEEFAKNFVIARTTNQKEYLRDKTGERRFLPILADAKRQKKHPMQIAPETIKQIWGEAVTIYKSGVDLMFDEETENELSIYREAFMYRDEVEQQVLEYLDMPVPSNWERWSAQQQHQYTQKYFDNTPDFEAGNQLLMKVSTREMMYNLFLKNSNDQKLSKKINLVMDSLPDWEKKVFKKNNKATKGFTRKIIE
- a CDS encoding AAA family ATPase — translated: MTFTLPKNGPQIPKDTPRNFFIYGATMSGKSYLANEFPNPIVLNTDGNAEANSVPSIQLVNVKNDTGRIIHSVIQQLGEILLALQTQKHSYETVVIDVIDDVIEMIKIAVCDELTPPGKPRLKSLSEIPYGKGYDFFNQAITELVIDLKALPMNVIYISRQVSEYDDNGNATKDKPSLKDKYVNLINGNSDLMIKTEKIGNHYTREIDRKRKTYYADQVDDKAVLKILTTIRGAVEPAKEKAAKTKEKKKVTSEAGLF
- a CDS encoding bifunctional DNA primase/polymerase translates to MPSMQEYALQYQKLGFAVVPINPKNKMPLIEFADKPAMTADEIKKIWTSWPNANIALRTTNFFVIDIDRHGKNDGFESLKHWQHLKLLEPTLQAKTASGGKHLFYFKREDTPVSQMIGFLPGVDIKAHQNNYVLVAPSATEKGQYEWDLEKSKEGGTIVTPSKDLILAIKRQYEETHGYKHDGLDGLRDLRQRSYSRRKSKTTDLFETIALGFGNEGGRNDKLASFVSGLLIRAVDDEYVLTLAQIANSNSAQPLPDKELVRTVESMIKKDRR